A window of Candidatus Hydrogenedentota bacterium genomic DNA:
TTCTATCATCCTCAAGGCCATTCCGGCTCCGGAGTCGCCCTGCTCTCTCCCGAAGAATCCCACCATGCCCTGCGCGTACTCCGCGTTCGGACTGGGGACAGCGTCGAACTCTTTGATGGTCAGGGGCGCGCCTGGTCCGCCACGGTCGGGGCGCTTTCCCGTGCGGAAGTCACCGTGGAGGTGGCGGGGGAGTACTTTACCCCCCGTGAACATCCGGGCCTCACCCTGGCCCAGGCCTGGCTCCACCGCGACAAGGTGCTGGATGAACTCGTGCGGGATGCGACCGTCCTCGGCGTGGCGCATATCTGCTTCTACCGCGCCGCCCATTCCGAGAAGTCCCCCCGGTATTCCCCGAAGTGGACCCGCCTCGCCGTCGAAGCCTGCAAGCAATGTGGACGCCGTTGGCTGCCCGAAATCTCCGTGGTACCGTCGCTCGCCGAAGTGCTGGAGGAGAACCCGTCGGCCCGCCTCGCCGTCGCCGCCATGGACGGCCCCCATGTTCCTGTGTCATCCATCGGTCGGGAATCTCCCGTGCTTTACCTCGTGGGCCCCGAAGGTGATTTCAGCGCGGACGAGATGCGCTTGCTGCGCGAGCGCGGGGCGCTGCCACTGAGCCTCGGCCATTACACCCTCCGTTCGGAGGCCGCCGCAACCGTTGGCGTGACCCTCATCCAGCATCAACTCGGCGCCCTGGGTGGAAATCAGGTCTGACGCCTGAAACACGCGCACAACGTTGCCTCAAGTGAAATTCTACTCCAAATGCGCGCTTGTTTTTCGCTTTCCGCCCGGTTACCATGGACTTGATGGCGACGGTCCACGTGGGGATGTGCCATTCACCGAGAATTCCACAAGGCCATTGCAATGGGGTAAGGAGAAATTGGCTCATGGCGGGAGACTGCCTGTTCTGCAAGATCGCGGCGGGGGAAATTCCATCCACGCCGGTCTATTCCGACGACGAGTTCTACGCATTTCGCGACATCAATCCCGGCGCGCCGACCCACTGCCTGATCGTGCCGCGGCGGCACATCGCCCGGATCCATGAGGCCCGCCCCGAGGACGAGGCCCTCCTTGGACGTATGTTCCTTCGGGCCAGCGCGATTGCCCAGGCGGAGGGTATTGCCGAGGCCGGGTATCGCTTCGTGGTCAATTGCAACGAAGATGGCGGTCAAACGGTTTTTCACCTCCATCTCCACATCCTCGGTGGCCGCTCCCTCGCATGGCCGCCCGGATGACCCGCGGCGCCCTCGTCATACCTTATTCAATCGCCTCGTTTTCTGCAGGAGGTTCTCCGATCAGTGCCCCGAGTTATTGACACCAGCACCCAATTTTGCGCCGTTATCGGCAATCCCGTGGG
This region includes:
- a CDS encoding 16S rRNA (uracil(1498)-N(3))-methyltransferase, which produces MPHLHRFYHPQGHSGSGVALLSPEESHHALRVLRVRTGDSVELFDGQGRAWSATVGALSRAEVTVEVAGEYFTPREHPGLTLAQAWLHRDKVLDELVRDATVLGVAHICFYRAAHSEKSPRYSPKWTRLAVEACKQCGRRWLPEISVVPSLAEVLEENPSARLAVAAMDGPHVPVSSIGRESPVLYLVGPEGDFSADEMRLLRERGALPLSLGHYTLRSEAAATVGVTLIQHQLGALGGNQV
- a CDS encoding histidine triad nucleotide-binding protein, yielding MAGDCLFCKIAAGEIPSTPVYSDDEFYAFRDINPGAPTHCLIVPRRHIARIHEARPEDEALLGRMFLRASAIAQAEGIAEAGYRFVVNCNEDGGQTVFHLHLHILGGRSLAWPPG